The Pyrus communis chromosome 5, drPyrComm1.1, whole genome shotgun sequence region GTAAAGATCTAACTCGTGTGTGAAGTACTTATCGGTCTCCTGACCTTTCACTAACATATCCAGATCGATAGGACCAAGCATTCCAATCATACGCGCAAGGATCATTACAACCCCGTCATTTGGAAAGAGCACCTGGTCAAGACACAGTCGTATGAGCACGAATGTATTTATGTATGAACGTTATACCCAAGGAATTTCTCCTTCAAGTTGACGggaaactaaagaaaatatcaTACGAGAGGCATAAACAGTGTACGAAGTTTGCAGGGTACCCAAAAAATAGCCAATCAGTAACAATGCAAACAAATTTCAACATAAGTAATGAAACAGAGCCGAATATAATGAATAAAACCAAGCAAAGGAGAGGTCATACTTCTCCGGAGCATAACTCCGCCAATATACAGCCCAGAGACCACATGTCAATCTTCTCATCATAAGGGAGGCCAAGAATGACTTCAGGAGCTCTATAAGAACGAGATTGCACATATAGAGACAGATTGTCCGTGCGAAAGCAACTGCTTCCAAGATCAATTACCTTTATTTCACACCTTCTGTAACTTTTTATAAGAATGTTTTCAGGCTTTAGATCGCAGTGAATAATTCCCAAGCGATGCAAGTAGTCCAATGCCTCTAAACACTGACGTGTTATGAGCTGTTAATAGGGCACCATTAAGTTCCGTGTTAGCTGTCTTACccgtaattaatttttaaagcaGCAGAAAAGCCATGTTAATAGGTTTATGGAATCTAGTACGGCAAGCATTTACGACTTAATACAAACGAACCTGCAACCTTCTTAATGTGAAGTAAGCTTCTCCACCAGATTCTTGAGTGAACTTCTGAAATTCATACAAGTTTGCCCGAAGGAGTTCACAAACAATAAAGAGATGCTCCtgttttgcaaaaataaatttgagcatACTAAATAATTTGCACAATGCATGCTATCATAAGAATTTCAATCAACAATCCCGAAAAGAGATAGATAGTCATCATAGGGTTAAAAAACTTAGCCTTGGTGAAAGACAATTACCACATCCCACTTAAATAAAGCAAAcatcaaaacaatttttgaagTATTCTTATATTGGATCAGAAGGAAATACCTGATGGTAGAAGTAGTCATAAAGTCGCAATACATGGTGTTCGTCTGCAGGGTCATTTTTGTTGACGAACTTTAGAAGTTTAATCTCATCCAGACTCTGGTCGAAAAACTCTTTATCATTCTTTATGATTTTGAGGCACACATCGACTCCTGTGTGAAGATCATGAGCCTGCACAACCTTACTGAAGGCTGCCGAACCAAGGTATTCCGTTATATAGTACCTGCTTGCAATTACAGTCTTTAGCACAATTGGGAAATCCTTGCTTTCTTCAAATCCGGTCCTGTAAATGGCATAACAGATGAGTAAAACTGATAGCTACTTATCAATAAACATGCACATGAGCGCAATCCTTTATCAAAACATAGATACGAAAAAATCCTCCCAAGGTGAATGCTTCTGTCAAAACCATAGAAAGTGGAATGTGCCAAACAAACCTGTTCTTCCTGTGTACAATTCTCAAGTCGAAAACTTcataatcctcatcatcatTGTACATCAAAACCTCATCGGGAGCAGCATCATCTCCCTCGGCAGCAACCTCAGGCTCGTGGGATCCTTTGTTTACTTCACCGACTCCAACTCCATATCCTTCAACTCCCTTTTGCATGAAATCATTCACTGCAACCTTACCGTCTAAACCAGCGGTCACTTTAAACTTTTCATCCTGTTCATTTTTGGAACTCCTTTTAGCAGAGCAATTAGAAGTCTTGCTTATCTTGTCATATGGAGCAGAATCAACATCCATACAAAGGATGCCCCCCGAAACATCTAATTGGTAATTTTTGAAATCGGTTTCTTTCAAACTTGGATAGCAGCATTCTGCACAATATTCCTCAAAGCCTTCTTCCAGCTGATTTTTCTTATAATTCGTCGCATAAATCTTGCTTGTATCATCCACGGGAGAAACATTGGTAAGACAACTCTTGTCCAGACAATCGAGGCTTATTTCCGATTGAAATGCTTCGGATTTATAATTCAGATCCAGCACTTTCTCGCTCCCCTTGTCTGTATCTGAAGTCATGATGAACTTATCCTCAGTGGGACAGGCGAAGAAGTCCGGCCCTTCAAAGCAAGGAGTCATGAAGTCTCCATCATCCGTCTCATCATGCCAGAACAGGTCATTTTGCATATCGAAATCGTGGTAATCGCGTGCCGTGCCAAACTGAGAGAACCCATCGGATGAAGCTTGGGAGCCGCTTGGAGATGTAGATCGAACTCCGTACGGGTTTGTGAATTCTACGAACAAGAGAAAAGAGTGAGACATCTCCAAATTTACTATTAATGTGCATTATCAGTTAAAGATTAGTAACTAAATTACAATTTAAGTACATTTTCCCAGGATTAATTCTAATAGTATATTAAAAAAGCAGACCTAAGTTCGAATCCCGCTCCTATAAGCTACAagtttagattagattagaatatcgctcgaaTAATATAGTAATATACCCGAAGAAATGATATAACAGAGGGAATGACAGATGAATAGTTCTATACAGTAATGcccaagttttaatttttattgctGATAACATGTTACACAAATCATGATCTTCGAATttaaacaaactttttaaaaataatcgTACTATACTTAATTAGAAATTAACCGCAAGCTTAATTCTGATCAAAGTCAATAACTTTAAGTTCTTAACTACCTGAAGAGCACTTGTTAGAAGTAGAAGATCCCGCGCTCACAAACTCGTCGTCCACCGCCGAGCTCGACCCCGAGCATTCTCCGCCGCCCTGAACCTCCGACCGCCGGAAGCTCGCTGGAATTCTGACCGGCGGCAGCGGAGGAGCCATCGGAAACATGAATTTCTCGTAATCGAAAGAACCCAGATCGCCCTGTTCAATCATATCCTCTTTGAGAGCCGATTCGGCCTCCGAAAACCCGTTTTTCCTCAGGAACTCGAGCACCGCCAAGACGTCGGCTGAGTCCGCCATGGACGTGGGAATTCAGAGCTAGTGAAGCAGTACTGGTGAGAGAGGTGATTAGTGGGCGTGAATAAAGGTAGTTGGGAGGGGTAAAAGTGGAAACTAAGACATGGTTCTGGGTTTGCATGCTTgtaatagagagagaaagagagatgacttcactctctctcctctctgctTCTGCTGTAAACTGAAGCtaaagaggggagagagagagagggagagagagatgttaCCAACTTTGAAAAGCCAGGGccgtgggttttgggtttttgtgggCCCTTGCTTTCATTGAAATGACCGTACACGTGTACATACATGTTTATCCACGTGGAAATTGGTCTTATTGTTTTTcttgtatttctctttatttttggtgaaacattatttggctactcaaagatgagtaggaactcctactcaaaactTTTAGTATTTGAATCACAGAGCTTTGTGCATATAAtcaaaaccgttcatattatcaATCACACTATAAAGATCATCTAtgcaaaaaatgaattaaaactaatatCGTTTAGTCAATGTATTCTAGCAAATACATAAACGGTTTGTAATGCTTTTACtaatttcattcatttgtttttatacagttcgatgactaaacaaccttagttttaattgattttttgcagagatgatttTTATaaggtgatttataatatgaacagttcAAATTATAAACACAAAGTTCTATAAATTGGTAACGAACAATTTTGAATAGGAGTTACTACATAAGCCAGTATTGTTCTTTTTGGTGGGAAGTCATTTTGGTCGTTCATGGACCATTTTCCCTTCACTTTTTTCTCCtcatccaaaaaagaaaaaaaaaatgaatgcgttttcttttgctttttctttatAATAAATATGTTTGTAGTACTTGTACACGTGAATTACGTTTTTCGATTAATGCAGTGTGCTTGATTTTTTTTACACTGaagctaatattttataaaaatagttCAGAGCTTGCTAAATTGAATAGTTTTTCTTAGCTATtactaaaacaagaaaaccGATTGTGACTAGCATGAAGCTTAAAAGGATTACAAGCGTAAATTCTTGAAGGACAAGgtctaaaaaaagaaaaaaaaactaacttaattaaacattaattgaatgacaaatgaaaagtttaatttttattatgaaaCTTCAAATACTACGTTGGATACTAAAACAATCCCGGATGATCAAAATCTATGTATTTCACAACAAAGAAGTGATTGGGTTTGTGACGTCGTTCCCCTTCTGAAAAGATGTCACGGGCCCAAGTCGGAGCTCGGACACTAAATCTACATATTCTCGCTGCATCCTTGTTTCTTCCGACAATCCATTTCCTCTTCAATTCGTTGTGTCATTTACTCTACATCAGCTTAACTAGTGGCTGGTTGATAAAATAGTTGGTAGTAGGTACTTTTTTTCAACATGGAAAAAACATAGTGAAAATTACTACATGTGTTGATAGTCAAATATGAAGCATCCTTACCTTAAATTTACTCTTTGATTGTTTAAGCAAAGTTTGGACCCGTTTGCAATTAAAACGATTTTCCCATTTATTCAAATAATGATGAGGATTGAAGTAGAAGATTTGTCCCTTGATCTTAAATGCAAAACATATCAATAGACAGAGCCTTTTATTGCCAAGGGATTCtcatattttaagaaaaatagagATTAGTTGTGAGACCTATTatacatcgaactttaacgatctagaacgtttattttttaagtcttCATTCTTGGATCGTCCTCACAAGAAAATCAATGCAGTCCGAAACCATTTACTCTTTTGATTGTCTTgataaaatttcaatgttttataGAACatagtgttcgtcaatttctttgaactcaattaggtGTCTCAAACAttttcgatttggctaatattttgaaggatgatctataaagtgcaaattgaaaaatgaacgGTTCAGATCGTTGAAGTTTGATGCGGTGTGAACCCCATAACTAATctctattttaataaaataaaaaataaaaaaaataaaaaaaaggaaattttcTTTAGATAAAGGGTCTGTATCAATGGATTCTttcatgattgtttttttttttttccttccatttAATCAATATGTGACTTTGATTATGTTGAGGCTTAAAGCATTAATGTATCATTTGGTGCTTACGGGTTGGTGGACAATAATTGGTTGGGTGATACCTGTAAACAATAGTACATAATCTTCCTCTCCTTAAATGTCCTCTCTGATTTCTTAATCAACCTAATAATTGGTTGAGTGACATATTCACACAATAAAATTtcctaattattatttttgatgAGAAATGATAGTCACACGCTATTTATCTTTTACACCATTGTAGTTTAGACAACGAAGTTTAACTtcagtttttgtattttttaactATATGAGAACTGTTATTAGTACTTAAGTTGCAGTATACACATATAACCTCTTTatagtgaaaagaaaaaaaaaatgaaaagcagAACTGCTGGGTGATTATTTACCAGTTTACTAATTGTTGAAAGTAGTGGTTTTCCTTGATGGATATGATTTTCTTATTCAACCCATTAATGTATCATTTGTTTAAGCCCTCCTCTCTAATTTAGTGTAGTAATATTATTGCAATATAAAGCCTcattatttctttaaaaaaataggACATGAGCAACAGACCTTcacattgtaaaaaaaattcaaaatttgctCCAAACATGCTAATTTCAatggaatgtttaaaaactaagggttttttttataattttttttaattttttttaatccaaaatgATCCTTGAGATTGACATAATTCATTTCTTTAGtcattgagatttaaaatcgatagaagtggtatCTGATAttgtccaccgtcaatcattttggtattttcataaaaaatctcCGTGAAATggaggtttttattttatttttttaatcaacccCTTCCCATGAACTGAcagtttcttcaatttaataaaaaaaattcacagaaaaaactaaaatgattgatggtgaacaaTTGCAGtaaccattttaactaaaaactcGAAAACTAATAATTGTCATTATCTTTGATTTGCAAGAATTAATAAGCTATAAATCCAAGAAACGTAAAATTGAAGTTGCACCAACAAAAAGTGAAACATTGCCAAAACAATACGAACAAAAACAGTAACGTGATCAAACAAAATATCATATGTAAAATTTGCATAAGTAAAAGAGAGATGAATTAAAATGCTGTAAAGATGAAAAACGTTGCAATCTGAGTTCATATTCTTGTTGTGAGGGATCCAATTGTTAGCTCGGTTTACGGATGCAACCAACTTTTCATGGGGTCGTGAAATAAGTAACTCAACCCACCGCAGTTCATGATGATGTTGTTTCTCCAAACAAAGTGTGACACACAACCTCTTTTCTTCACTTTCCAGCTTCTTTTCCATGTGACGATGGTAAATAATCATAAAAGCAGACATTTTTAAATatctttaattatttctctcCTTTATTTCTTTATCTTGATTTGACCGTGAAGTTTGAAAGATGTGGCCGTTGGTGAAGAAACTTGGGTGGGGTTTTCCGTTTTCAACCCTCcccaacaaaaacaagaaaagtggGTTTCCATCCTCTTTACATTACATATGTTTGATCTCGTtcgtttattttatttcatgtaAAACGAGATAATTGCgaatgtagtatttcaagtcattgataatttgatataaGGTTAAATCGTCAAAATAATCTCTGAGATctgcataacacatcattttggtccttgagatttcaaatcaacataagtggtccctaagattgtccaccatccatcattttggtaaTTCCGTTAAAAACTTCATTAAGTGTTCCGGAGCTCTTGGttggaagtttgggcaatttcaaagcttcgtaactcaatcgtttcttaaccaaatttgacccataatatatcaaaatgaagataggaaagtgtagaataagtttatacctatttggaagcccaatggttgccggagatggccgaTAAATAATCTTATTATACACTTTcctattttcattttgatatattatgggtcgaatttggttaagaaacgattgagttacaaagctttgaaaattgcccaaacttccagccaagagctccgggacacttcacggagtttttaacggaaagACCATAAtgatggatgatggacaatTTGAGAGACCACTTCTAGATTTGAAAtattagggaccaaagtgatgtgttatgcaaatctcgtAAACCATTTTCACGATTTAGCCTTGATATAATGTTATGTAAATAAAGTACTACACATGAGcttatattattattagtaGTTTAAAATGCCATATTAACTAAGCAAGCTGTTTTACGTGTGTCATTTTCAATTGCAAGACACTTCTTACGAGAGCATGAAACTTTCGTTTTATGCCCAATAAAGTTTATCTCATGATAGTGAGCCATAAGGCTCAATTAGTTGAACCATGTGTAAAGATGAAAATCCTGTaacaaatgaaacaagaacacgtgtacaaaataatatttgtattaatgtatttatagggttacaatctctttacaaCTTGATCCTCTTATTCAATCTCCAAAATGTATAGATGTGTGATGTAAAGGTTGTTGATCTAAGGGTTGCGATGACTTGATATTGGATGAATGGATGTCGCGAGGTTTGGGCTCTTGGCAATGGAAGAACCGGCACGTGTAGAGGTGCTTGGTGGTTCTTCACGGGTTTGAAGAAGAATGCGGTCTTCCAAGTCTTCTTGAGCGTTTGAATGTTTGAGGGGTTTGAGTGCTTGAGAGCTTCaaagtttcaaagcttcaacatATGGGCATGAATGATTTTCTGGCCCTTTTCTTTGTCTTAGAGCCTTCTATTTATAGACTCTCTAAGCCTTGCCCACTGATGGATTTGGCCTTGATGTGGGCTTGATTAATTGACGAAAGAACAAGGAATCGATTTGTGGTCCGATTCGTGATTTGTCTCtatcaattaatatttgatttagttaaattaaaataaaataattcctTTTTGCCTAGTGTTGATACGTGTCCTTCTTGATGACTCGTTTGATTTTGATGAGTCACATCCATGTGTACGATTTGTGAGACACATGGAGCATTCCACGTATGCCCTGGCATGTCGAAACTTTAATGTGTTAGTGAACTTTTATTTGAccaaaatttcgatgtctacaccATGCATTTTGcataactaagtttcttttcatatatatgtttaatcttgttcgtttattttattttatgtaaaaCATGATCATTGTTAATGTAGCATTTTAAGTCATTAACGTAATGTTATGTGAATCAAATACTACACATGATCTTATATTAATAGTTTGAAACACCACATTAACTAGAGAATTTATTTTACGTGAGTCATTTTTAGCGTCCAAGACATTTCTCACGAGGGCATGAAACCTTCCGTTCTATGCCCAATAAAGTTTATGTCATGTTGATGTCCATGAAGGCTTAATTGGTTGAACCATGCATTATGCATAACTAGGTTTCTTTTTATATATTAGTTAAACTAGTTAGTTAAGATAATTTGTctattttcttacatttatgttgagTCATGTTCTCGTAAATTACAGTAGTTTGTAATTGAATATTGCATTGTTAAAGAACGAAAGCTAgacttattcttttttattttatttattttttaattttttgattgCTTGATTAGTTGTTTATAATTGTAAATACATCATACCTAGATTCGCAATTCTTGTTCCAGGTTCCAACCATAGATCACCATTAGTTTTATAATTTATAGTCAAAGGCATCTTTAGATTCCCATGCACATTCCAGACATTTTTTGAACTTTCATGGATGGAAGTGGAATGAGAAGAAAATGAGGGAGAATGAAATAGTTGAATACAGCCAGacccaaatcaaatattttaacaaaattctAAAACAGAATGACGTAATGATCACTACAATATCTAACAAAGgcataattaatattattataatagttttaGATAATTATCTTAGAACAAAGCTGATAATTATCTTAGAACAAAGCTTGG contains the following coding sequences:
- the LOC137734720 gene encoding uncharacterized protein, with protein sequence MADSADVLAVLEFLRKNGFSEAESALKEDMIEQGDLGSFDYEKFMFPMAPPLPPVRIPASFRRSEVQGGGECSGSSSAVDDEFVSAGSSTSNKCSSEFTNPYGVRSTSPSGSQASSDGFSQFGTARDYHDFDMQNDLFWHDETDDGDFMTPCFEGPDFFACPTEDKFIMTSDTDKGSEKVLDLNYKSEAFQSEISLDCLDKSCLTNVSPVDDTSKIYATNYKKNQLEEGFEEYCAECCYPSLKETDFKNYQLDVSGGILCMDVDSAPYDKISKTSNCSAKRSSKNEQDEKFKVTAGLDGKVAVNDFMQKGVEGYGVGVGEVNKGSHEPEVAAEGDDAAPDEVLMYNDDEDYEVFDLRIVHRKNRTGFEESKDFPIVLKTVIASRYYITEYLGSAAFSKVVQAHDLHTGVDVCLKIIKNDKEFFDQSLDEIKLLKFVNKNDPADEHHVLRLYDYFYHQEHLFIVCELLRANLYEFQKFTQESGGEAYFTLRRLQLITRQCLEALDYLHRLGIIHCDLKPENILIKSYRRCEIKVIDLGSSCFRTDNLSLYVQSRSYRAPEVILGLPYDEKIDMWSLGCILAELCSGEVLFPNDGVVMILARMIGMLGPIDLDMLVKGQETDKYFTHELDLYHINEETSQLEYIIPEESSLENHLQVTDIGFIDFVKSLLEVNPERRPTAREALEHPWLSYTYDTSPL